The DNA region ACCACTCTCTCGCATGTAATTATGACGCCAAATTCGCAGTTTCCATGTGATGATTAAGCACCCCTCAACCCCCATCTTCCCCCACTCCCCAAACCCCACCCCTCTTCACACACTACACACCAAGTGTCCCGGCCTACTCTGTGGCATTGACTGTATCAAGAAAACAAGAAGGCATGAAGACCCATTTCAAATTTACACACTTTACGGTTTTTTCGGTGCAGAAATTTAAGGAATTGTGTTGAATAGATAAAAATCGGTTACAAACTTAAGTCCCATTGAATAAAGAAGAGATCTTTGGTAGATTGTGCTGGATTTTATTCCGATTATGAAGGCTAAAGGGGCGGCGGCGGCTGTATTGAACCCGAACCCTGTTGTTTCTTTTGATTACAAGAGGTATAGAACTGGCTACGTGCTGCCTTGTTTTCATCACTCGACGTGtccattttcttgatttttttggTATCATTTTCAGGAATTCTTGAATTGATCTCTGTGATCCGTCGCTCTACATTGTAGACTCTGCTTCCTATCATTCAGacatctttaaataaaatttcatcttTCTATTTCTGACTATATTCGGATTTTCCAATTGTAGTGTGCTTGTTCTCTGGATCAATTACGTTTTGAAAGGAATTTAATATGAGAAAAATATCTGGTGAAACTGTTTTTTTTATGGGTCTTTTACTTCAGATTATACCGACAAAGTGTGAATATTTGTCATTCAGGTTTGATATttgaatgtatatatatatttacactTTAAATGAGAGTGAATTTGCTCTATTTTTTTGAGAACACATAAGAATCTAGATGTAAAGGCGGGTCGTTATCTTTGTTAAAATTGTGATATTGATTCTACTATCTTCAGTTTTTCACCTGTTTTTTTCTGAATTCTTATGCTTGATCCAATGACAATGAAAAATAGACgtggatatttattttttaaagaatGGGAATTGTATGTTACTGGAAAAACAATTCAGCTAATATCTAGATCGGAGCTTTATCTAAAGTCTTGCTTTTACTTTGTTTTATGTTTATAAGTAATCAAAGCCTAAAAGAAAGCTTAAAGTCTCTGCCGCATAGCAGACAGAATTATTACTGAAGTTCAATTTCCTCAAAATTTTACAGGGATGCTTATGGGTTTGCAGTGAGACCTCAACATTTGCAAAGATACCGGGAGTATGCTAATATTTACAAGGTTTTGCCTCCTCTGAGCAAACTTAATCTTCTGAAACTCGGTGCCTTTTTAGTtaatttgagaagaaaataaTTTTCGAAGTTGACATGTTTTTTTTGCTCACACTAattaataaaggaaaaatattctTTTCAATTTGGCGTGGTTTTAGGAAGAGGAGGAGGAGAGATCAGATAGGTGGGAGGACTTCTTGGAAAGGCAAGCTGAGTCAGTTCAATTGGGTGGGAATCTCTCGGACAAAGATAATGCCAGTAAAGTCCAATGTTGAATCTACGAACGGAAAGAATGATGATTCTGATAGCAAGAAACCTAATTCCGATAGCTTTACTGAAGAAAACAAGAAAGTGCAGTCTACTACAGAGACAAAAATTCATTGTATCCAAATATGGACTGAGATCAGACCATCTCTCCGTGCCATCGAGGACATGATGAGCTGTCGCGTGACAGCAAAAATCAATTTGGTGAAAAAAGAACTAGCTTCCGTTGATGGAAAGCAGCTCCATGTAATCGAAGAAGCTAGGCCTGGAAAAGGAGCATCTGAAGATGATTCTGACGAAGAGTTTTATGATTTGGAGAGATCAGAGTCAGATCCCGTTCAAGACATCCCTTCATGTGACACTACTCATTCCCCTGCAACGGGTTCTACAGGCAATGAAACTTTTCTCAAATCTCTACCCCCTTGGAAGGAAGAACTACAATGTCTTGTTCAAGGAGGAGTCCCGATGGCGCTTAGGGGAGAGGTGTAGTAAACATTCTTGATTTTCAGTTTTGCTTTTTCTCTAGCACGTTTTATTCACTCTTTCGCTTCGACTTGCAGTTGTGGCAGGCCTTTGTTGGTGTTAGAAACCGTCGAATTGAGAGATACTATAGCGATCTGCTTGCTTCAGATATCAATGTAGAAAGCCAACATACGGCACCTGTGGACAAGATTCATGAGCCAAATCTAGGGCGTAGAGGTGTGCCTGAAAAATGGAAAGGGCAGATTGAGAAGGTTATTTATTCTGAACTTGTGAAGTTGCTGTACTAGTACTTTTAATTGCTTAAAATTTCACTTCCACAAGTAAACCTTGTTTCACTTGACATGCAGGATTTGCCTCGAACTTTTCCTGGGCATCCTGCTTTGGATGAGGATGGTAGAAATGCTTTAAGGCGCTTATTGACAGCATATGCTCGGCATAATCCCTCCGTGGGCTACTGCCAGGTATTTATATCAGGAAGATTTTTCTCATCTTTAACATGTCAGGCTCACGGAGATATGAGTGGCtagattttaaaatacttatccTGACTGTTTCACTTTTTCTCATGATGGCCCATATATGCTCTATCCTGTTTGTCTAGTTCCCATTTTTGAAGTATACTCTTTTGTTTCTTCTGTTCTATTTTTTACTAGTGATTTATTAGAGGTGAGTTGGTTTTGGGGATGTTAATGAGGGTGGGGGTTGGGACTTGGCTTTAGGTCAAGGAAAGatgtttttatattttagatTCACAAACGTGGCTCTGAATTTGATTAGGGGACCACAATTGTATTTCTGAGTGTTTATTTGACTACTTGTGCTATTCTGATCAACTCCACCAGCATTTCATTTTGTTTTATACTTGCAAGTTGTCGTTTTGTTCATTTGCAAGCATCTCATTATACTTGGGACAAAATCCATGGGATGATTGCTTGATTTTTCTTAACAACTCATTTATTGCCATTGCCGAAGCATTGAAGAGTCTTGTCGGTGTTTTGGTTTCTGTGTTGTTATTCATGGTTCCTCTACTTTCTTTCGAAAAGATTTTTAAGTGGAGGCTATTCATGTTTCCTATGCCACAAGATAAACCCatgtgggttttttttttaaaaaaaaaacattttgcaTATTATATCTTTGATTCAATTTGCAATTTGAGCTCGTGAATCATCTTAAGAATATCTCTTGCTTTGTGGCATTGCTGATGTTTACTTCCAACTTATGCAGGCCATGAATTTCTTCGCTGGCTTGTTATTGCTTTTGATGCCAGAGGAAAATGCATTTTGGTTTGTTTCAATTATGGTTCACTTTTTTTGCTTGGTATTTCTTCTGTTTTTTTAAGAGGAGCTAACTATGCAAATAATCTTACTTTGCACATCAACTTTCATTTTACTATCTAATGGAtggattatatattttatacatgGTTGATGTTATGTTTCCATGTCTTTGTCACGAACATGTAGTAAACTTTTCAGAATGTAAGAAGTTCCTTGATTTTCAGGACTTTAATGGGACTCCTAGATGACTATTTTGATGGGTATTATTCAGAAGAAATGATCGAGGCTCAGGTACTCCTTTTTGGTCTTTGATTAGGAGTTCTTACTATAGATTTAGATATGCATTTTGAAGATTTCATCTGTTGCATCACTTTTTGGCAGGTTGACCAACTTGTTCTTGAGGAGTTGGTCCGAGAAAAATTTCCAAAATTGGGTTTGTTCCTATTCAATAATTTGTTGTTCACAGCTATCTGAATCAGATTCTAACATAATCATGTCTTTCTGGTCCTCGTTAACTTTATATCTGCTGCAGTAAACCATCTGGATTACTTGGGAGTGCAGGTGGCATGGGTGGCTGGGCCGTGGTTTCTCTCAATATTTATGAACATGCTTCCATGGGAAAGTGGTCTGGTTCTTTGTCTCGAACATGCAAAGTTGATATAAATAACCTTTTGGCAGTTTAGATGCTACTGACTCTTATGTTATAATTGGCCGTATCACAAATATATGAACTCCCCTCCCTTTCTCCTTATTTACTTTAGAGCAATCGATTTTTTAGGAAGAAGCTTTATATCTGACTGAATTTTATCTTCTTTCAGTTCTTCGGGTCTGGGACGTGCTTTTATTTCAAGGAAATCGTGTAATGCTCTTTCGGACCGCACTTTCTTTAATGGAGTTATATGGTAATGGGTcatgacattttttttaatcattttgaTAAATTTCCAGAAAATCTGTCATCCACATGTGATATCTCTATGTATAGCAGCTGCCTTGGTCTTTTGGTATACTTTCTTTATTCATAAAATAGCTATGCcactaatttattttataatttatagtATTTCTTCAATAAATCATATGATGTGATGGATATATGTAATGTGTGAAACCTAATGTGTGCTCAGTTAATAGTACGTATAAATTAACATGTTAACATTTCTGTGTCTTACGTGTATAAACTTATGCTAACCATATGTGTCTTACGTGTATTAACTTATGCTTACCATTTTGCAGGATCAAACTTACCTTTGTTCAGTTTCGTGCAGGACCTGCATTAGTTACAACCAAGGATGCTGGAGATGCTGTTACTCTTCTTCAGTCATTAGCTGGCTCCACATTTGATAGCAGTCAACTTGTCTTGACGGCTTGCATGGGTTACCATAATGTTAACGAGACAAGATTACAGGACCTGAGAAATAAACACCGACCAGCTATCAAGGCTGTTTTAGAAGAAAGATCGAAGGGGGTTCGAATTTGGAAGGATTCCCAGGGCCTGGCTTCAAAATTGTACAGTTTCAAACAAGATCCTGGTTCAATGATGGTCGGTGCTGGTAAACCAGGACAATCAGATGTACAAACGAACAGTGGCGAGTCTCGCCTGGATGCTTCATCTGACAACGTGAATGGGTTGTATATGGGTTTAAATGGGAACGAGGAGATTGATTCTGTAAAAAATATTCAAGATCGGGTAGATATTCTTTTCAAGCCATATAATACCATGGTCCCTACCATAATGAGTTTATACCCTTTGTGTGACAAGAATTTTTAAAGTCTCCTTTACCTTGACTTGTCTGCTGTTGTTCCTGCATCATCTAATAGAAATATTAGGCATGAATCAGGTGTAGATATTTTTTAGGatggaaattttttataatcctataagttgtttttgttttcaattgtgtcgACTTGCTTACAAATCAACAAAAACACAATTCGGGAAAGGGTTATACTACatgaaaatgttaaaatttgatCCATATTGCTCCTCTTTTTCTCTTtcacaaaaatattttggacgtTAAAAAAAGTTAGTTTTCTTTACGTGCAGTACTCTGTACAGATTGCTTGTTATACAGCATTGATCCTTTATTTTAAGTTAGTCACAAATGAGCTTATTGAAACCTtttcaagttttaaaatcttcTCTACTCAGGTGGTATGGCTTAAGGTTGAATTGTGCAAGCTTCTGGAAGAAAAACAATCCGCTGAACTCAGGTGAACACAAGCTTTTATTTCTATCGAGTTTCATCTACTTCTACTGAAGTCTGAATGTGCGGTACCCTTGTCCCCACATGAGTTaacgatcaaattttaaaatgttttataaAGGTTTGCAATGGACTTTTATAGTAACTTAGATCAACCAATTTCATAAAGTGAATACGGAATAGAAAAAGTAGTTGTAGTAGCCCATTGTGCAATCGTGTGTAGCTGGCCTGAGCCCGAGGTGTGACATGAAGGCAGTGTCCTCTCATTGTTTTCGTTCTATTGGGTAATTATTGTATGCTATAGAGGAGATAACATAGTAAGTTATCATATAATTTAGTTATTAATCCATAACACTcctataataataaaaatcccATTATCTATCATGTTGATGCTTACAAGTTGGCATTCTAACTACCATCCATTTGTTGAATCAATCTGTCTCCATTTTGTTATATATTGATAAAGATTTGACTCTAAATCTTTATATAACTGATAGAGATTTAGAAGCAGATTATATAGAAATAGTAACTGATAGCCGATAGGTTAAAATTCTGGAATTTGAACAGTTTGTTCAAAACTTTGTTGAAAAGAACACTTCCTAATTAAATGCCTGAACATATTTGCTTATGGCCAGAATGTCATTTTTCCTGTTGACAAGTGATATAATTACCATGTTGGTAAAAATTTGTGCTAAATGAGTTGCATATCTATGATTGAATTACACTTCTTACTCATTAATTTTTACACCCCCGTATTTGTTGTACAGAGCCGAAGAACTAGAAACTGCATTGATGGAGATGGTTAAGCAGGACAATCGACGACAACTAAGTGCTAGGGTGTGTGACAATCTCTGTGAACTCATCTCCTGTGCTTGTGTATATATTTGGAAGCATGATCTAGAGGATGCATGCCGTTGATGACCCTCATCTTCCAAATTtactttatttgttttttttcttttgatggATATTTCTCTCGGTTCCTCTCCacgtgattttttttttctttgctaACTGGTGGATACCTAAATTTCAATCATATTCCTGGACCACTGATGACATATGAATGCTGCATAATTGATGACATAGGGTATTTTCATGGTGAAGTTTTGGGAAAGATACTTCTCTTTTAGAGTATTGACCGTATATTTAGGTTTGATAGATGATAGTGTATTTCCTTAATGATTTATGAATCTAACGAATGTTTTAAATTTGGCCTGATttctaatgcaaatatttaaGTGGTGGCATCTTTATTTGTTATCTACCTTATAGCGGTACTTTCGATTGGACTAATCTATTGAGAGGATTGTTTCACTTTTGGCACTTAGGCGAGTGATTGCCTTGGTTCCTGGACGTAGCATGGTTAATGTGTATTCAAGATGTACAAAATATGGATATGAACTAACAATTTTCAAACTTCTTGTACTCCGTAGTCTCTGTAGTGGATAAGATCAgcagt from Primulina tabacum isolate GXHZ01 chromosome 14, ASM2559414v2, whole genome shotgun sequence includes:
- the LOC142524204 gene encoding LOW QUALITY PROTEIN: uncharacterized protein LOC142524204 (The sequence of the model RefSeq protein was modified relative to this genomic sequence to represent the inferred CDS: inserted 2 bases in 1 codon) — translated: MKAKGAAAAVLNPNPVVSFDYKRDAYGFAVRPQHLQRYREYANIYKEEEEERSDRWEDFLERQAESVQLGGNLSDKDNASKXSNVESTNGKNDDSDSKKPNSDSFTEENKKVQSTTETKIHCIQIWTEIRPSLRAIEDMMSCRVTAKINLVKKELASVDGKQLHVIEEARPGKGASEDDSDEEFYDLERSESDPVQDIPSCDTTHSPATGSTGNETFLKSLPPWKEELQCLVQGGVPMALRGELWQAFVGVRNRRIERYYSDLLASDINVESQHTAPVDKIHEPNLGRRGVPEKWKGQIEKDLPRTFPGHPALDEDGRNALRRLLTAYARHNPSVGYCQAMNFFAGLLLLLMPEENAFWTLMGLLDDYFDGYYSEEMIEAQVDQLVLEELVREKFPKLVNHLDYLGVQVAWVAGPWFLSIFMNMLPWESVLRVWDVLLFQGNRVMLFRTALSLMELYGPALVTTKDAGDAVTLLQSLAGSTFDSSQLVLTACMGYHNVNETRLQDLRNKHRPAIKAVLEERSKGVRIWKDSQGLASKLYSFKQDPGSMMVGAGKPGQSDVQTNSGESRLDASSDNVNGLYMGLNGNEEIDSVKNIQDRVVWLKVELCKLLEEKQSAELRAEELETALMEMVKQDNRRQLSARVEQLERELSELQQAYDGKQEQENAMLLILMRVEQEQKVTEDARRYAEQDAAAQRYASQVLQEKYEEATAALAEMEQRAVMAESMLEATLQYQSGQTKTQPSPRSTQQDSSVIRSNQDPSPEIQARKISLLSRPFGLGWRDRNKAKSTSVEEPNDGRTSNEGPSSSTEQERTNDHPVEEK